GCTGTCCCCCCTGTTTGGCTCTTCCTCTAAGGGGTTGTTGTGTAACAAGCGCATAATGTCCACTGGAACGCCCATGGATTTTATCATCAACTTGATGAATTAATTTCAAGATATAAGGCTTTCCTATTATAACGGGTTGTTCAAAAGGATTCCCCGTCCTTCCATCAAATATTCTGCTTTTTCCTGGATATTCGGGTTCAAATACCCATGGATTCGATGTTTGCTTACTGGCTTCATATAATTCAGAAAACACTAGTTTTCGCGAAGCTTCTTGTTCATATCTCTCATCAAAAGGTGCTATTCTATAATGTCTGTCTAGCAGACTCCCTGCTAACCCTAGTGAACATTCAAATATCTGTCCTACATTCATTCGTGAAGGTACTCCTAATGGGTTAAAGACCATATCAACGGATCTTCCATCTTGTAAATAAGGCATATCTTGTCTAGGCAAAATTTTTGAAATGATACCCTTATTTCCGTGTCTTCCGGCTACTTTATCGCCTACTTTGATTTCACGTTTCTGTGAAATATATACATGAATCGTTTCGGGATTATAACTAGAACCACCCCTTTTCTGGATCCACCTCACATCAATAACCCGCCCCCTGCCACCTATAGGTAATTTTAGACAAGTTTCTTTTGAAGTAGATACCTGAATACCAAGTATAGCTCGTAACAATCTATCTTCCGGGGCATACGACGATTCTTTCACGACCTGGGGTGTTAATTTACCTACTAAAATATCACCCGTCTCTACCCAAGATCCCAGCATCACAATTCCATTTTTGTCTAAATTGCGGAGTAAATGGGCTTCTAAATGCGGTATTTCATTAGTTACTTTTTCAGGGCCTTGACTTGTCACATGAGTCTGAATTTCATATTTCCGTATGTGAAAAGAAGTATAAATATCTTCATATACCAAACGCTCGCTAATAAGTACTGCATCTTCAGAATTGTAACCCTCCCACGGCATATAAGCTACTAATACGTTTTTCCCCAAAGCAAGTTCGCCACCAACCGTAGCAGCACCATCCGCTAAAATTTGTCCCTTTTTAATGCATTTACCCCGAGGAACCTGGGGTTTTTGATGCATACAAGTATTTTTATTGGAACGTTGATATATAACTAATGGAATGCTTAGAATATCTCCATTACCCGCTAAAAGAATCGTGTCAGTATTGGTATAAACGACCCTTCCCTCGCGTTCGGCTATAGCAAGAGCCCCCGAATCTAGAGCTGCTTGTCGTTCCAACCCAGTTCCAACAATGCATTTCTCGGAGCGAGAAAGAGGAACTGCTTGACGTTGCATATTAGAACTCATTAAAGCTCGATTCGCATCATTATGTTCGATAAAAGGAATGAGGGAAGCTCCAATAGAAAAATATTGAAAAGGAAAAATACTTCGAAGATGAACCTGTTCCCATGCAATAGTCAAGAATTCTTGACGGTATCGAGCTGGAACAACCTGTTCTTCCTGAATATCCTGATTTAAGGCTAAAGAATTTCCTGCCGCTACCATATAGTATTCATCTCTACCTGGTGATAAATAAAGCATCCGTACCCCGGTTGACCTCTCAGAAATTTCATAAAAAGGGCTTTCTAGAGATCCCCAATGACCAATCCTCGCATGAATTGCTAAGGATCCAATAAGTCCAACATTGATTCCTTCAGATGTGTCAATTGGGCAAATACGTCCATAGTGACTAGGATGGATATCTCGTATCCGAAAACTAGCAGTGCGACCTGTCAGTCCTCCAGGGCCCAAATAACTTAATTTTCTCCCATGAACTATTTGTGTTAATGGATTAGTTCGATCCAAAACTTGAGATAATGGGTGTAAACCGAAAAAGGATTCATAAGTAGTTGTTAATGGAGTTGAGGTTACCAAATTCTGAGGTGTCGGTATCAATTTATGCCGAATTGCTCCACATATAGTCCCCCGAACCACATTTTCTAAACGAACCAGAGCCAATCCGAATTGATCTTGTAAAAGATCTGCTACAGAACGAATACGTTTATTTTTCAAATGATTCATATCGTCAAGTGCACCCATTCCAAATTTCAGCCCAATCAAATGATCGGCGGCTGCCAATATATCTCGTGGTAACAAAAATGTATTGTTCTGGGGTATATCAAGGTTCAGTCTTCGGTTCATATTTCGTCGACCAATCCTTCCTAATTCACATCTTTGTTGAAAGAATTTCTTTTGTAATTCCTTACATAAGGATTCAGAAAATACCGGATCGCCACCTACACAAGCAAATTGTTGATAAAACTCCAAAATGGCATTTTCTTTTGACCCAATTTTTTTTCTCTCCTTATTACTCAGAAAAGACAAAAAAATTTCAGGATAGCAAACATTCTCTAGAATTTCTCTTAGATTCAAACCCATAGCTGATGATAGAACTAGAATAGATATTTTTTGTTTCCTACTTACACGAGCCCATATCCTTGCTTTTCTATCAATTTCTAATTCTGATCTTCCTCCCCAATCTGATATTATGGTGCCGGTATAGACCGAAATTCCGTTATGGTCCAATTCTGATCGGTAATAAATACCGGGACTTTGCAATATTTGATTGATCACAATTCTATATATTCCATTGACTATAGAAGTTCCCAGGGAATTCATTAGAGGAATGTTTCCGATAAAAATTGTTTGTTCTTGCATATCCCTACTGTTTTTCCAAATTAATCCCGCGGATACATATAATTCAGAAGAATATGTGAGTGATTCATACACAGCATCTCTTTCCTTTATCAAGGGTTCGACCAATTGATATGTTTCCACAAATAATTGAAATTCAATTTCTTGATCTGTATCTTCAATTTTTGGAAACTTATAAAGTTCTTCCGTCAAACCTTGATCAATGAACCTACAAAATCCTTCAAATTGTATCTGATTAAATCCAGGTATTGTAGATATTCCCTCATTTCCATCCCAGAGCATTTTTAATTTCCCATTTATCAAAAAATACCACTATTGGCTCATTCTTCATCTAATTAGATAGATTAGATAAATGATCTAGCAATGGTGGCATTTCAATTTTGTTTACCGAATCACATGAAATTTTACCCAACTCCATATCTGGAATGTATGAAATACGTATGAACGGAGGAAGAAAGATAATTTTCTACTTAAATTGAATTGGAATTTATTGGAATTTTCAACAGATACAAATGGAAAGAAATTGATAAAACATCCCTAGAAACGGACTTCTGCTACTTAGACTTATTAATTAAGTTTATAGGATTTTGTATAGAATATAAAAACAAAAATGATTCCATTTCTACCATTATTATGATAATACATATTCCAACCTGCTTGAATACCAGAAAAATAAATGGATTGGACATTTGATCTTTTCGCTGAGATAAAGGCATAAAAATCAGAAAGAGAATATATAGAATTAGAATCGGTTTTTTAGCATTTAACCCCCTTTTATGTTATGGATTTCGTTGTTCAAAAAATGATTCGCAGAGAAGAGAGAGATTTTGTTTACGGATTTTTGAGTAGAATACGATTGTGAAGTGTATAAGAAAAGAAGGTTTGTATGGCTTAAACACGTGTGGAGATATCTATAATATCCGTCTTTCTTCTCTTTTCTTGTTTTATTGTCGTTCTATGTTCTATTCGGGGCAACACAGGTTGTGCTCTACGAAAACAGAATTTAAATTTTCTATTCAATTCAAAATTCAAATTGAAGTATGATACTTTTCTTATATCTGATAATTCTATATCGGAAACATATATAAATAATATATATCCGTCTAACAATTTCTCTTGGGGGGTTTACATATACTCATAATTGTTGTTATAATTATTATTAATAATTATAATTTATAATTGAGAAGGATTTTTTGATTGAAAAAATCCATACTGATTAGTTATATATCAAGTTGTATTTTCTTATGTCATTAGGAAAACAAAAATTGGAGATTCAAATCCAAGAATTGTTCATGCATTCTAAGTCAATAGTTAATGGTTCCTATTTTCATAAAGTTGAATTTTTGATTTTGCGACTGAAAATCCACATTTGATTTTTCAATAGATTTCAATAGAAAGGTAAGAGAAAGTTTTGAACATTATGAATTTTGAGATAGACTCAATCGAAATTGAAAGGATGAATCAAACCCAATCAAAAGGGAAGAAGGATTAGGATTTCTTTGACTTTTAGGAAAAATTAAGGAAAACAGAACTCAAGGTGCAAGTACGATAAAAAAGCAGTTCAGTAATCCGGGAAAGTTTTCATCTATTTTGTATTTGTAGCATTTTGGCGACATGGCCGAGTGGTAAGGCAGAGGACTGCAAATCCTTTTTTCCCCAGTTCAAATCCGGGTGTCGCCTGATCAACAAAAAACTAGAAATCTCTTCTTTTCTTCTGTTGATATAACCCGCCGAACGATTCCCCAGCAGAAGCAGAGAAGGCAGACTGTTGATACTTGTTTGATTCTAAACATCTGGTCTGGGGGTTTTTCTAAAAAATTTTAAATATCCTTGCATTGCATATCATTGCATATTTAGGCTTAGGCTAGGCTTCAAGGAAATATTCGAATGCTAGAGGGGCTATCAAGACTTCGCAATTACCTTCTACTACAAATAAAAATTTTATATTATTAATCCATTGTATAATGACTGGACCTTCGGTTAGATTGGAGAGCCCGATAGGAAATATAAATAGTTGTGGAAGGGGGCGGAAGATACTTTATTATATACGAGGAACTCACGAAAATCTCTGAGTGCTCAAGCATCCAATCAATTGAAATGAGGGTCAACAAAAAAAGAATAGGACCTATTATTCCTACATGTTCCATTAGTAACATTCCTTACTGCGGATTTTGCTTGTGTTTAATCTTTCCCGATTAGAAATCATATAGGAATTTCTTATAAAATGAGCGAATTTATCGGATTGGTTTATTAATAGTCTTCGTTCTTTTTGACTCTGCGCCATTGATTCCACTATTATTAGTGAGGAATAATGGAACAATTCCTTTATATTTATAGAGATAGGGGACATAATTCATATGGATATAGTAAGTCTTGCTTGGGCTGCTTTAATGGTAGTCTTTACTTTTTCCCTTTCACTCGTAGTGTGGGGAAGGAGTGGACTCTAGGGGTCCTACTAATTGAGTTAAGGAAGCAAACTGTATCAATATCAATTGCTTTCTAGATCGTTCTGCAACACGTTTGGAACAAAATAAAAATATCTTCATTTTGAAATTCCATTGGACTCGACTGGAGTAA
This region of Capsicum annuum chloroplast, complete genome genomic DNA includes:
- the petN gene encoding cytochrome b6/f complex subunit VIII translates to MDIVSLAWAALMVVFTFSLSLVVWGRSGL
- the rpoB gene encoding RNA polymerase beta subunit — translated: MLWDGNEGISTIPGFNQIQFEGFCRFIDQGLTEELYKFPKIEDTDQEIEFQLFVETYQLVEPLIKERDAVYESLTYSSELYVSAGLIWKNSRDMQEQTIFIGNIPLMNSLGTSIVNGIYRIVINQILQSPGIYYRSELDHNGISVYTGTIISDWGGRSELEIDRKARIWARVSRKQKISILVLSSAMGLNLREILENVCYPEIFLSFLSNKERKKIGSKENAILEFYQQFACVGGDPVFSESLCKELQKKFFQQRCELGRIGRRNMNRRLNLDIPQNNTFLLPRDILAAADHLIGLKFGMGALDDMNHLKNKRIRSVADLLQDQFGLALVRLENVVRGTICGAIRHKLIPTPQNLVTSTPLTTTYESFFGLHPLSQVLDRTNPLTQIVHGRKLSYLGPGGLTGRTASFRIRDIHPSHYGRICPIDTSEGINVGLIGSLAIHARIGHWGSLESPFYEISERSTGVRMLYLSPGRDEYYMVAAGNSLALNQDIQEEQVVPARYRQEFLTIAWEQVHLRSIFPFQYFSIGASLIPFIEHNDANRALMSSNMQRQAVPLSRSEKCIVGTGLERQAALDSGALAIAEREGRVVYTNTDTILLAGNGDILSIPLVIYQRSNKNTCMHQKPQVPRGKCIKKGQILADGAATVGGELALGKNVLVAYMPWEGYNSEDAVLISERLVYEDIYTSFHIRKYEIQTHVTSQGPEKVTNEIPHLEAHLLRNLDKNGIVMLGSWVETGDILVGKLTPQVVKESSYAPEDRLLRAILGIQVSTSKETCLKLPIGGRGRVIDVRWIQKRGGSSYNPETIHVYISQKREIKVGDKVAGRHGNKGIISKILPRQDMPYLQDGRSVDMVFNPLGVPSRMNVGQIFECSLGLAGSLLDRHYRIAPFDERYEQEASRKLVFSELYEASKQTSNPWVFEPEYPGKSRIFDGRTGNPFEQPVIIGKPYILKLIHQVDDKIHGRSSGHYALVTQQPLRGRAKQGGQRVGEMEVWALEGFGVAHILQEMLTYKSDHIRARQEVLGTTIIGGTIPNPEDAPESFRLLVRELRSLALELNHFLVSEKNFQINRKEA